The Scyliorhinus canicula chromosome 13, sScyCan1.1, whole genome shotgun sequence genome contains a region encoding:
- the LOC119976657 gene encoding zinc finger protein 345-like — MCDKSFLFSSTLCKHQRLYTGENPFTCKMCDKTFFLLSTLHKHQRLHSGDKPFRCDVCDKSFTRSSRLSEHKHLHTGGKPFSCKMCDKSFPLSSYLRRHQRIHTGEKPFTCEVCDKSFIRSSSLSEHKRLHTGERPFRCDVCGKTFNRSDILLSHKRIHTGEKPFPCKICDKSFSQLWNLREHQRLHTGEKPFTCEVCDKSFTQSSHLRTHQRTHTEEKPFRYKVKLARCTQERSLTGEQIPYSKELSEQEEFTRKLFGLSNPTITNGGSDMGMGEDTQVSMDTSDGDGRELAAAAEIPERADEEGTEVNTSQQCGMAAEVEEGEKCQESKMSDLAGSVGEFKLNIVACVKEEARDAMAAVLEGGCSEPSRGEEPAALGAEVLLSPRAHGQHQAHAVIEDNEQDPKPLEYLHQEPVQSTESYQATSNLPQQTLTEFKTNIRQNQQRNGEFIPHHLQREREVLQKHLQRDNEILQQHLQRDNEILQQHLQRNNEILQHHLQRNNEILQQQNESLCQLLQRNFE; from the exons atgtgtgacaaatcattcttgtTTTCATCAACCCTCTGTAAACATCAACGCCTTTACACAGGGGAGAATCCCTTCACGTGCAAAATGTGTGACAAAACATTCTTTTTGTTGTCGACCCTCCATAAACACCAACGCCTTCACTCAGGGGATAAACCCTTCAGGTGTGatgtgtgtgacaaatcattcacaCGGTCATCAAGGCTCAGTGAACACAAACATCTTCACACGGGCGGGAAACCCTTCAGTTGCAAAATGTGTGACAAATCGTTCCCGTTGTCATCGTACCTCCGTCGGCATCAGCGCATTCACACGGGCGAGAAACCCTTTACATGTGAGGTATGTGACAAATCATTCATCCGGTCATCAAGCCTCAGTGAACACAAACGTcttcacacaggagagagaccCTTCAGATGTGATGTTTGTGGGAAGACTTTCAACCGAAGTGACATTCTTCTGTCACACAAGAGGATTCACACAGGGGAAAAACCCTTCCCGTGCAAAatctgtgacaaatcattctcgcaGTTATGGAACCTCCGTGAACACCAACgccttcacacaggggagaaaccattcacgtgcGAGGTGTGTGATAAATCATTCACACAGTCATCACACCTCCGtacacaccaacgcactcacacagaGGAGAAACCCTTCCGATACAAG GTAAAGCTTGCCCGTTGCACCCAGGAGCGTTCATTGACTGGAGAGCAGATTCCATACAGCAAGGAGCTGTCGGAACAGGAGGAGTTCACGAGGAAGCTGTTTGGCCTCTCCAACCCCACGATAACCAATGGTGGATCAGATATGGGGATGGGTGAAG ATACACAGGTGTCCATGGACACATCAGATGGTGATGGAAGAGAGTTGGCAGCAGCGGCCGAGATTCCTGAAAGGGCTGATGAGGAAGGGACGGAGGTGAATacctcacagcaatgtggcatGGCAGCTGAagtggaggagggagagaagTGTCAAGAGAGTAAGATGTCTGATTtggcgggtagtgttggtgagttCAAGTTAAATATTGTGGCCTGTGTGAAAGAGGAAGCCCGTGATGCTATGGCTGCTGTACTGGAGGGAGGATGCTCAGAACCTTCCAGAGGTGAGGAACCTGCGGCTTTGGGAGCAGAGGTTCTGCTGTCTCCACGAGCACACGGACAACATCAGGCCCATGCTGTTATTGAAGATAATGAACAAGATCCGAAACCCCTTGAGTACTTACATCAAGAACCGGTTCAAAGTACAGAGAGTTATCAGGCCACTTCTAACTTGCCTCAGCAAACTTTGACTGAATTTAAGACAAACATTAGGCAGAATCAACAAAGAAATGGTGAGTTTATTCCGCATCATCTACAAAGAGAACGTGAAGTTCTTCAGAAACATCTACAAAGAGACAATGAGATTCTTCAGCAACATCTACAGAGAGACAATGAAATTCTTCAACAGCATTTACAAAGAAACAATGAGATTCTTCAGCATCATCTACAAAGAAACAATGAGATTCTTCAGCAGCAGAATGAGAGTCTTTGTCAACTTCTGCAAAGAAATTTTGAATGA
- the LOC119976686 gene encoding zinc finger protein 271-like — translation MAEKPYTCEVCDRAFTQKSVLVNHRRIHTGEKPFTCKVCHKSFSQLSTLRDHHRTHTGEKPFTCDVCDKSFSKAWNLRQHQHIHNVKKPFICEVCDKSFSKAWNLAKHQQIHNGQKRFKCEVCNKSFSQSSSLLVHQRCHTGEKPFKCEMCDKSFSQLPNLRTHQRSHTGEKPFMCEVCNKSFSNSCHLRTHQRIHRGEKPFGCKVCGKSFPRSSTLLDHQRTHTGEKPFTCGLCNKSFSRRTPLLIHQYIHTGEKPYTCEVCNKSFSDPSNLHVHRRSHTGEKPFMCKLCNKSFSNSSNLRAHQRIHTGEKPFTCEVCDKSFSYSAHLRVHQCIHIE, via the coding sequence ATGGCAGAGAAACCTTACACGTGTGAGGTTTGTGACCGAGCTTTCACACAGAAATCAGTGCTTGTGAATCACCggcgtattcacactggggagaagccattcacatgCAAAGTGTGCCACAAATCATTCTCGCAGTTATCAACACTCCGAGACCACCACCGCACTCATACCGGGGAGAAACCATTTACATGCGatgtgtgtgacaaatcattctcgaaAGCCTGGAACCTTCGCCAGCACCAACACATTCACAATGTGAAGAAACCATTTATAtgcgaggtgtgtgacaaatcattctcaaaAGCTTGGAACCTTGCCAAGCACCAACAAATTCATAATGGGCAGAAACGATTCAAGTGTGAAGTGTGCAACAAATCATTTTCACAGTCATCATCTCTCCTCGTGCACCAACGCTgtcacacaggagagaaaccatTCAAATGCGagatgtgtgacaaatcattctcacagttACCGAACCTCCGTACGCATCAACGTAGCCACacaggggagaagccattcatgtGCGAAGTCTGCAACAAATCCTTCTCAAATTCTTGTCACCTTCGCACACATCAACGCATTCACAGAGGTGAGAAGCCATTTGGGTGTAAGGTGTGTGGCAAATCATTCCCACGGTCATCGACTCTACTTGACCACCAACGCacccacacaggggagaaaccattcacatgcGGGTTGTGCAACAAATcattttcacggcgaacgcccCTCCTCATACACCAatacattcacactggggagaaaccttACACCTGCGAAGTGTGCAACAAGTCATTCTCGGATCCATCGAATCTCCACgtacatcgacgcagtcacacaggGGAAAAGCCATTCATGTGCAAATTGTGCAACAAATCCTTCTCAAATTCTTCTAACCTCCGTGCACACCAACGTATTCACACAGGGGAAAAGCCATTCACATGTGAAGTGTGCGACAAATCCTTCTCATATTCTGCTCACCTCCGCGTACATCAATGTATTCACATAGAGTAG